The region TGCGTCGCCTGACCAGATAGGTCAGGCGGGTTATGGAACTGTAGTGGTTGTGCAGCGGACAGCTCGGGGCCCGTGGGTCGTGGTCGAACGGTAGGGGTGGGCTCTGAAGCAAGGGCCGAGCTGGTTGGCAGTGCCACGGCCATCTCCAGAGCCCGCCGTACCAGCTCCCTGGTGCGAGTGTAGTGCCTACAGGGACAGAAAGCAAAGTAAGTCAGGGTGGGAGGGAGGAGAGGGGCATGTGGATGGTACTTGTCCAGTGTGTACTTACCATTGTGCCAGGGTGCGCTGATTGAGGGGGAATAACTGGATGCGTGTCTGGGCCACGAGTACCGGATTTGTCAGGATATTTTCCTGGATGCAGATGTAATCCCGCATCACAGCTGCCCAGCGGTTCACCCTCACGCCGCTGATGGTGGTTCCTTCGGGGTGAATCCTGGACAGCTGTACACAAACGGCCTCCACAAGGCGGCTGATGTTTGGCATCTGTGCGGCTTGGCCGCCTTGGCCGACCATACACCTACAAAATTCGGGGggtgggagggagggagggagggagagagagatcagtcagtcagccatGCCATCGATATCCCATCAAAAGGAAAGATGCGACACCAAAGAGGTTGATCACCTACCGTTGCAAGCTCTCCACTCCCGGTGTGACACTGGTCTGTGAGTGCTTGCGTCGGAACCTCCCCTGCACCAGTCTTTCCTGGTGGCGTGGCGGAAAGCGAACTGGGGCCTTGTCGCCCTCCGGCAATCGTTCCCAGAGGGTGACGATCTCCGCCACTTGCTGCTGCGTCACGTAGGGATGGTGACGCAGCTTCACGAGACTGGAGGCCAGGTCGACCACGTGCTGGTAACCTGGGCCAGTGTCAGGTCCAAGGCTATTCTGTTGGGGGAAGAGAGCGAAAGTGAGAAAGGGGAGCACTCCTCAGATATTCCACAGGTATAGCACAACTCGTCGGGAGAGACTTACCAGCTCGTGGGACACGCTTTGAGTGGCCTCGTCTCCAGGGGAGGTGTCCTGGTCGGCTGGCCCAGACTTTGAGGCGCCGATGGCAGGGCGCGACTGGGACTTGTCAGACGACAACGGTTGTCGGGCGAAGTCCTCCTCAAGGCCGAAGACGGTGTTGTCCAGAGGTTCCTGCACCGGCCCCTCGTCCTCTTGGAAGCCCTCGTCGACACTGTCATCGTCGTCGTCTGTATCAGTCCCATCCGGAGCGTCGGGATCCCTGCCCATCACTTCCTCCAGCACTCGACCGGTCTGCGAAAATAGGTACTCGATACCTATGAGCTCACCTGTGAAAAGGACggaagtgttttaaaatgaaaaggttggggagaggggagagagagagagagagagagagagagagagagagagagagagagagagagagagagagagagagagagagagagagctggacgcccGCCTCACCAGTGTACTTCGCAGGCCGGGTGTAATCGTCAACCAGCTTCATGCGATATACAATGTCGCTCAGCTCGTTGACGGAGTGCTGGAGTTGGCCACTGTAGCAGACGATATCACGGTCTCCTTCCTCCACTGCTTTTGCCGCACGGTCCTCGTTCCACCGCACCAGGCCTTCCAGCAGATAGGCCTGAAAGTGGGCCGCACTGGCTGAAGTGCCTGAAAGACacggtgagtgagtgagagagagagagacacagagataaAAATGCAATGCCACCCACTCCCTCGCACAACACAGGTCACAAAGAACAGGTTTCTGAGCACCCTTACCAGGTATGAAGCGGTCCAGATGCAGGTGGAACGACTCCAACGAAGTTGAACCACGGCCACACCTGAACACCGGCAGCGTGATCCCCCCTTTGACCAGCTGCCCGGTCTGCATGTACAGGTGCACGCCGGGTGGGTCCTGGATGCAGTGGAGGTGGCGCCTCTGAGTTTTCCATATTTCCTGTATTTTTGCGCGGTCCAAAAGCGGGATACCCATGGTGTCAGTGGCGTCCCCGAAGGCCTCCAGCATCTCGTCGATGAGCCGGCCCGTCTCCTCCGCCCCACGTGTGCGGCGGCGGCAGTGGCGGGCCAGCTCCTTTAGTGGGATCTTTCCGTAGCCGGAGCCTCGGGGATCGTTCCCCGCCTCGCCAGCCTTGGCCTGTCGCAGCCTGGCGACGTCTCCCTGGTCCCAC is a window of Erpetoichthys calabaricus chromosome 7, fErpCal1.3, whole genome shotgun sequence DNA encoding:
- the LOC114654126 gene encoding uncharacterized protein LOC114654126 — encoded protein: MPYRMWGYKLSCTACSHRLSGAGLYRTVRRVLDTDGWYFMATEYLECRRCKKKVAGWSQDILDQLHCTHRDQFPAILTYRLSCDKKLIGQMRERTLGNGATRLRKYLLEQHGNTWLERSRLFMFAVTKFITPGAEAPTTPPLPRMTPVPGTKWLLSIYARVVASRLDETKARITSIFGSILKMDSTKKVIKKLAGAAAGTAAWVTNVGNEHGQILISVLTAAKGAGLHPMATGLMRRYRDASVSPPLVLYVDRDCCSHGGPCKVSLLFNQWDQLVVRLDVWHLMRRFAAGVTTESHPLYSLFMARLSFCIFEWDQGDVARLRQAKAGEAGNDPRGSGYGKIPLKELARHCRRRTRGAEETGRLIDEMLEAFGDATDTMGIPLLDRAKIQEIWKTQRRHLHCIQDPPGVHLYMQTGQLVKGGITLPVFRCGRGSTSLESFHLHLDRFIPGTSASAAHFQAYLLEGLVRWNEDRAAKAVEEGDRDIVCYSGQLQHSVNELSDIVYRMKLVDDYTRPAKYTGELIGIEYLFSQTGRVLEEVMGRDPDAPDGTDTDDDDDSVDEGFQEDEGPVQEPLDNTVFGLEEDFARQPLSSDKSQSRPAIGASKSGPADQDTSPGDEATQSVSHELNSLGPDTGPGYQHVVDLASSLVKLRHHPYVTQQQVAEIVTLWERLPEGDKAPVRFPPRHQERLVQGRFRRKHSQTSVTPGVESLQRCMVGQGGQAAQMPNISRLVEAVCVQLSRIHPEGTTISGVRVNRWAAVMRDYICIQENILTNPVLVAQTRIQLFPLNQRTLAQWHYTRTRELVRRALEMAVALPTSSALASEPTPTVRPRPTGPELSAAQPLQFHNPPDLSGQATQRRRGPVDVAPAIIGHPPRAT